From a single Silene latifolia isolate original U9 population chromosome 6, ASM4854445v1, whole genome shotgun sequence genomic region:
- the LOC141586314 gene encoding uncharacterized protein LOC141586314 — MGDDSSRKPRFLCLHGFRTSGEIMKKQIHKWPETVLNRLDLVYLDGPSPAQGKSNVEGIFDPPYYEWFQTNKDQTVYYNFEKCLDYIEDFMIKNGPFDGLLGFSQGAYLSAALPGLQAQGVALKKVPKIKYLIIVSGAKMKDMTWAENAYAAPIQCPSLHFLGKEDFLKTFGEELLECCVDPMVIHHPKGHTVPRLDEESLSIMLSYIDKIQKTISEEERYTDVPHENGKQMNDNIAIA, encoded by the exons ATGGGAGACGACTCGAGTCGAAAACCGCGGTTTTTATGTTTACATGGGTTTCGAACCAGTGGTGAGATCATGAAGAAACAGATCCATAAATGGCCCGAAACCGTATTAAACAGGCTTGATCTTGTTTATCTTGATGGGCCTTCTCCGGCCCAAGGAAAGTCTAATGTTGAAGGCATCTTTGATCCTCCTTATTATGAATGGTTCCAAACTAACAAA GATCAGACAGTGTACTATAACTTTGAGAAATGCTTGGATTACATTGAGGACTTTATGATTAAAAATGGACCCTTTGATGGTCTCCTTGGCTTTTCTCAG GGAGCATACCTGTCAGCTGCGTTACCAGGACTACAAGCACAG GGTGTGGCTCTAAAGAAAGTTCCGAAAATAAAGTACCTAATAATAGTTTCAGGAGCAAAAATGAAGGATATGACTTGGGCAGAAAATGCATATGCTGCTCCTATACAATGTCCTTCACTTCACTTCTTAG GGAAGGAAGACTTCTTAAAGACATTCGGAGAAGAGCTGCTTGAATGCTGTGTTGACCCCATGGTCATTCATCACCCCAAGGGCCATACAGTTCCTCGTTTAG ATGAGGAGTCTTTGTCCATCATGCTTAGTTATATCGACAAAATACAAAAGACAATCTCAGAGGAAGAGAGATACACCGATGTTCCACACGAGAATGGGAAACAGATGAACGATAATATAGCCATAGCTTAG